The following nucleotide sequence is from uncultured Methanobrevibacter sp..
CCTAAAAGATGATGGAGTCATATTGATAGCTTTAAGCAATCGTTTAGGCTTAAAATACTTTGCAGGGTTTAAAGAGGAACATACCGACCAATTGTTTAGTGGAATCAATGAATATTCCAATGTGGATTATGTTCAAACATTTACAAAAACCGAACTTAGCAATATCATCAATGACGCAGGATTTTCCAATTATAAGTTCTTTTACCCATACCCTAACCATGAGATTCCTGAAACTGTCAATACCGATAAGCTAATAAATGAGATTCCATTTACTGGGGTTTGGAGATATTTTGATGACAGAATCTCTACTTTTGACGAAGTTAAATTAAATCTAACATTATCCAAGGACAATCTCTTACAATATTTTGCAAATTCATTTCTAGTTGAAATAAGGGCATCTGATAGGGATTACCCTTCAGACAATATTGATTTTGTCAAAATAGGTGCAGATAGAGAGGAGAAACATAATGTATACACTATCATTTGGTCTGATGGCAAAGTTTCTAAAACTCCTGTAACTGAAAAGGCAAATGAACACATTAAAAGAATGTATGAAAGGAGCAAATATGATATAGGTAAAATAAAATGTTTAGATGCTGAACTTAGAGGCAATTCCCTTTATTATGACTTTTTAAATCAGAAATCCTGCGAATATATACTTCTTGACATTATCGCTGAAAATGATAAGGACAAATTTTTTGAATTCATTGAAGACATACATGATGCATTGTTCTATAATTCCTTTGAATCAGATGAATATGCAACAGAAGAATTCCTAAAGGTATTTTCAGTGAAATCAGACATTAAATTCCATTGCCATGAAAAATCATATATAGATACGATTTTAGGCAATATGTTTATAGTTGATGGAGAATTCACTGTTATTGATTATGAATGGATTCTTGATTTCCCAGTGCCATTAGAATATTTATTTTTCAGAGTGTTCAATTATCATTTTTTCAGCAATGAGTTGATAAGGGAATTCACAAATTTTGAAGAGATTTTCGATCATTTCAATATGGATATTGAATATCTGAGCTTATTCAAGGAATGGGAATGCAGTTTTTTAAGACATATCATAAGCCGCCCAATTAGAACTTTCTCCCAAATCTTGCCTTTTGAAGATATATACAAAACCAAACAACTTCAAAAA
It contains:
- a CDS encoding cyclopropane-fatty-acyl-phospholipid synthase family protein, with the protein product MSFQRLYEDKVSEDKLYDIVSEMQDYNEAIRENNTYPYHYFLSPLRHNLFNWYPFKKDGNLLEIGAGYGQLTSLFTRKLDHVVAVEDSQSKCEIISKRAEEATVLVSDFNDLKVDEKFDYIVLCNAFEYAKSFVDSENPYVDYLNYLKGFLKDDGVILIALSNRLGLKYFAGFKEEHTDQLFSGINEYSNVDYVQTFTKTELSNIINDAGFSNYKFFYPYPNHEIPETVNTDKLINEIPFTGVWRYFDDRISTFDEVKLNLTLSKDNLLQYFANSFLVEIRASDRDYPSDNIDFVKIGADREEKHNVYTIIWSDGKVSKTPVTEKANEHIKRMYERSKYDIGKIKCLDAELRGNSLYYDFLNQKSCEYILLDIIAENDKDKFFEFIEDIHDALFYNSFESDEYATEEFLKVFSVKSDIKFHCHEKSYIDTILGNMFIVDGEFTVIDYEWILDFPVPLEYLFFRVFNYHFFSNELIREFTNFEEIFDHFNMDIEYLSLFKEWECSFLRHIISRPIRTFSQILPFEDIYKTKQLQKDNNLMRKELKNKNKLIEKKNKELKKKDNEIKSLLNSKSWKITKPMRKLKSVLKK